The Bacteroidales bacterium genomic interval AAGGTACCGAATTCCGGGATATGGCAAAGGATGATGGGATGAATTTATTAGGGAGGGTCCTGCGTGTTACAAACCAGGTAAGTGATCCTGAAGGAAGATCTGTAAAGAGCATACCCTGAAGCCGCTGCTTAAGTTGTATTCATCACCCTCGGCCGTGATGATGAAATTAAATGTGGAGCCCAGGTTCTGGATGGCAAGCAGGTTGCCTTTATTTGGCCTGATGTCCGACCCATATTTAATTTCAATGGCTGCAAGAGGTTTTCCCCCTTTTTCAATGACAAGGTCTATTTCTGAACCATCGTGAGTACGGTAGAAAAATAATCGTCTTCCAACCTTTAACTTGGCAGAAATCTGGTCAACTACAAAACCTTCCCACGAAGATCCCATTTTCGGATTTGAAATCAGGTCTTCAAAGCTTTCTATACCCAGCAGATAATGGAACACACCCGAATCCCTGATGTAAATTTTCGGGGATTTTACCAGGCGTTTCTTAAGATTCATCGTGTAAGGTCTAAGTTGCCTGACTAAGAAGGCCTTTTCCAGAAAATCAATGTATTTCTTGACAGTTACAGAACTCAGCTCAAGGCTTTTGGAAAGATCACTGTAATTGATAATATTTCCATGAAAATGCGCGAGCATGATCCACAGCCTCTCAGCCTTGATGGGATCCGCAGGGAATCCCAGGTTCGGCAGGTCTCTTTCCAGGTAGGTTTTGACAAAATTATTCATCCATATCTGCCAGGGCGCATGATGAAGGAAG includes:
- a CDS encoding ATP-binding protein, translating into MITRSAEKDILELANYFPCIAIVGPRQVGKTTLIKMIREKLDKPSIYLDLETISDYSKLADPETYLREQQDKTVIIDEVQRLPGLFPLLRALIDLKKEPARFILLGSAGPDLVRDSSESLAGRIAYLELAPFILEEIIKEHTMRDLWLYGGFPDAFLHHAPWQIWMNNFVKTYLERDLPNLGFPADPIKAERLWIMLAHFHGNIINYSDLSKSLELSSVTVKKYIDFLEKAFLVRQLRPYTMNLKKRLVKSPKIYIRDSGVFHYLLGIESFEDLISNPKMGSSWEGFVVDQISAKLKVGRRLFFYRTHDGSEIDLVIEKGGKPLAAIEIKYGSDIRPNKGNLLAIQNLGSTFNFIITAEGDEYNLSSGFRVCSLQIFLQDHLPGL